Part of the Pseudarthrobacter sp. L1SW genome, CGGCAGAGGCTTTGTCGGGGAAGGCGCGGGAGGTGGCCATTACTGCACCGTCGGGGCCTGTGATTCTGAACCTGAAGTTCGAGTCTTCGTCGTTGAAGAGTTCGAACATTCCTGCCATGGGTCTCCTCCCGGCCTGGCCACTGTCGCCGGCCTTGGTCCTTGTTGCCAGAAGGACAGCGCGACGTTGGGCTGCCATCTGGACGGTCTAGCGGATGCAAAAGACTTCAATCGTGGAAATCAGGGACGCCACGCGCCCCTTCGCCAATGTACGCGGCGCATCAGTTACTTGTCAGTA contains:
- a CDS encoding DUF1508 domain-containing protein, whose protein sequence is MAAQRRAVLLATRTKAGDSGQAGRRPMAGMFELFNDEDSNFRFRITGPDGAVMATSRAFPDKASAVAGIRDMREYAGMGHITDMCQQPVARGGAPLAPVAGEPASGPGCFSPRARHGRPQHSSLRR